Below is a genomic region from Medicago truncatula cultivar Jemalong A17 chromosome 3, MtrunA17r5.0-ANR, whole genome shotgun sequence.
TGTTTAAATTGCTAATTCTTAAACATGCACACTGTATGATTATGATATCTTAAGAGAGGGATTTTTTGCAGTTAGCATTCCTTCAGTTAAGATCTGTTTAGATAGACTTTTCTTTTCTAGTCATATAAGCATTATATcacttgtgagattgtttaTGACAGTTTGGCCCTGTTTGGATTAAGCTTGAGAACAagagcttatgtaaataaataagtttttttttatcttaattcataagttctcactaacgaaaattgtaccTTCATAatctgttttttcataaactactttAACAAGCTTATAAGTAATACATAAAggaatatttatttgcataagctgttttgcatgaactctaaaataagctaatccaaacaggCTTTATAGAAAGAGCTTATAGCTTAATTGAAAATAGTTTAActttaatataaacaaattcaTGGAATCAAAGAAACACAAATAccatttaaaatatattgactcctaataaaataaaattaaaaatgtttacTTTTCAACCAGCAGAAGGGTGAAGGGACCACACCACGGCACGAACAGAAACACAAGATTGGGGTCATCTCTATTCTATTCACAATGGGACCCACCATATAAAAACATATGCAATGCAATGCAACAAATCCCAAAAACCAGAAACCCATAACcccaattcaattcaattcacaaatcaaacataaaaatcacaactttaatgcaaaattaaaaaagggGGTAATTAGATTAAACCAAATTAGGTTAGATTAATTACCACTGAATGCAATTCCACTAGAAGCAACAACGCAAGTCTGAATAACAGTATTCTCCTGTCTGCTAAAAGGTTGTGTAAGCCAACCAGCTTTTTCAAGCAACTTGGTCCATGTCTTCACAAAGAAAAACCCTAACAACCCAGCTGAAACATTCAAAGAAGGAATAATCCCAGTTGTGAGATTCAGTTTCATCACAATGAACGTGAACATTACCGACAACATGAGACTCACGAATAATGCCCTAACAGTAACCTGCTTCTGCCACGTAGGAACAAGTTTTCCTTCAAACCCTTTTTCAATAGAAAACTCCTCCGGTTGATCATCGTTCGACACCGGTGTAACTGCACCACTGTCATGGCTTTCGACGTCACCATGAACGGCACGTCGATGGGGTTCAGAAGACATATGTTTACAATGAAATTGAAGATGATAGAGAATCGTGGGTGGCGTGGTTGTGTGGAgtgtttggttttatatttttgtaattattaatGATGTTGAGCTAGGTGTACGTAGCTGTCGCTTTCCTGATTTGTATTTTCCTAGGTTGACGTGTTCTTTATTTATAGTAATAAGATTTGGAGAGTTAGAGTGGTTTATAGAGAAGGATTTGCTGGAATATAGCAGAGTGTCTTACTCTTACGTTAGTTTAAATCTGTGTCATTACTAGCTTTCATGAATCATCTAACAAATAGTAGTTTGGATGATAGTAaacttagaagaaaaaaatttaatgagtTTTATGCGTACACGAACTTAACACGGTGGAATAATCTTTTTAAGGAATGGTGGAATATTTTTATCCACtttgtttctattttaattatggAATTCATTAGTTGCTGAACAGAGAGTTGTTGAGAACGTTCCATTTTTTAATTAGATCTCACATCTACAcattttcatttataattttttaattatagtaCTTAACAAAGATTCattctttaaaattcaaaattttacacaaattttttaaaCGAGATTCATTAATCATATAAGAGTAATTTTACATCAttgcattttaatattttaatattaaaaacatGTGAGTCCCGAAGAAAAGAGACTGTTTAATGTAGCACATCTCCCTAATATGTATCTATTTTTAACTCTACAATGAAAATATTTGTTAGGTATGAGATCTTCAGAAAAAAAAGACTCTCTCATTGTAAATGGTCTAACAATCCCTTAAAAAATTTATACCTGCTAACATATATGTATCTTAATATTCTGCTAAGAAAAATCTTATCtttatctaattttatttttttctttatattgatatatttcCTCTAAGAAAAATCTTTATATTGGTATATTTGTTTAGAGTATTATGCGAAGTTTGTTtcttactttaaaataaaatatcattatgattttaatttgaatatttgttaGACTATTTGTAAGATTggctagttttttttcttcttaattttaggagtgtaaaaaaaataagtgattgCAATACAAAGtacaaacacaaaaaatcaaccaatatTGTCATCGTATCTGGCTTGAATAATATAAACCAGATCTTTTATTTATGAAAGGATCACAACCAAATATCTATAACtactattttttatgagatCTATTATTACTGTTAGCAACAACTGAAGGTAGTCATTAAGTAGCTTTCCTTATGAGAGGGTATGATCCTCCTTCTGTGGGGTCCATAGCACCTCACCAGCTTGTAGGAATTTCAAGGTTATAGTAATAATGCTATGACTTGAAGAAATGACACATGAAATGAATGTCTCTTTTAACTAATAAATATTTGTTGGATATGAGGGATTTAAGCTTTTGTAAGGCTTCATTTAAATCTTCAGCTCCATTGGTGTTAGGTAGCTTATGTGCTCATTTAACACCCACCAATAATATTAACTTAGCATAAGATATTTCACaaatataagagagaaaatgaaatatatctAATATCTCAGTTCACAAGTGATAATTATAAACACAGATTATTATGTAGCCTTTGTGAATACGTCAATGATTTTTCCAATTTGacgaaaaagttattttaaaattaaaagtcaaCATCAAGTTCCTAATTCAACCAAAATGTGAGATACACCTTAACATCGACATGTTTCCTAATGAAGTAAATTGAACCATGTGATAGCTTTCACATGTAGACATCTAACATGTCCCTAAAAAATGACCATTCCCCATATAGTAACGCTTTCGTGAATGAAATGCTTACCCCTCACGTGTAATTGAGGACTATTTTTAAGATATGACTATGAAACATGTGGAATAATGAAGTATTGTACAAGTAAATTAAGGTTATCATAGGATCTTAGTGTAATAGTCTTGTGATCATGTTAGATCAATTTATAAATCTTAAGTTAGTATGATTGAAAGACTCAGATGATGGTATAAAAAATGAACGTTCATAAGTAATTGGACATGAGTAAAATGCAAGAGATCAACTAAGGAAATAAAAGTCCTTGACTATCTCTAAAAAAACCTCCCTAAGAAACAAGGGTAATAAATCTCACCAAATAATTATCATGATACCGCGGCCAAGGAGATTGTACGTACAAACATTCCTTCATTTAGGAGGAGGAGAGGGAGCACCCGGTTATTCCGTAGCATAACTCTAGCTAAACACGTTTGCTAGGAATTAGCAGTGCGTTAGCTACGAAAATGGGCGTAGCAAATCACATATTTTCTTGTAGTACCCTTAGAACGTTTTCTGTAAGCTTCTTTGTTTAGTTCTTTCCTCTgcttttttgttaaataaggTGTGAAAGGTGCATTAGGATCATCTGTTTCTTTCAACAAGACATACCTAAGCAGATCAAGGTCTTTTTGAAGTACCGGGCAAATTTGTCTGTTTGCTCTTTTATTAGGAGCCGATGCTTCTATATATTGCATCTTGAGACTTATGTTGCTGATCTACAGGTTCCAAAATAAATGGAACAACCTTGCCATCCGTTTCAACCAACCTCAAAGTGTTAGCAAAATGATCAATTACATTAGATGAAGGGAAGTGAATTGATGTAATCTTGCAAATTGGTTCATACTATTAAAACACAAGTTGtactttataaattataaacttgTTTAATATAAAGGTATTGCAGCCACTGTGCAATCGGAGACATAAGTGTAAATTGTAATTGGCCAAACTTTGTGATCAAATATTATATGTAATctatttgcttttttttttttttttaatatctttttacTTTTGAACATAGTTATTGTTCTAATCTAACGGTCATTCATACAAAAATCTCGAGtcttgatcttcatcttcttttagATCTTTCCACTACAAACATAGTTAGGTTAGAAATTGTTAGGTAAAGCACATGTTACTAAAGAGTTTTAGTTACATTTTAGAGTATTATTTGTAACATTCAAAAAGTGTCGCAAAATTTTACATTATTGTAACACTTTTTGTATCATcagtaacaataaaaaatgttacatttatcatttttgagAATTTGTAAAAAGTGTTGCAAAATTGTCTAACATAAAAAGTTGTGAATCAACCAAATTTGTCTTTCTTttgatttcatttcatatttaaattaacCAATATTAAAAGATCTAACctcattcaaatttaaaacTCAAATTATGTTACAAACGTTTGAAACGTTATTTCATAATGGAAATGAATGCAACACAACTTCAATTACATACTAAATAGTGCACATCTATGACCCCACTAATTTTGTTCCttcttattatattttcatttttgtactAAGTAGTGCACATCCATAGCCCCACTAAATTCTCAAGCGTGTCATTGTTTAGCCTCCTAAGCTTTCATCACCACAACTTACCAcaatgttttttacttttgaagaatctgcaacaaatttgaaaaactatACAACTCAGCTCCATGGATATAACATGTATAAAACATAGAAATAACAATAGATTTCAAATTATTAAGCCAAAACCCGATGAAACTAGTACAGAGACACAAGATAAAAAACTAGATATCCTCCTGACTTAAATCCTAAAATTCCGGATATGAGCCCAAATCAGACCCTGCTActcattgttgtcaaaatcccgATTTAAATCCTAAAATTTAGGATTTTGCGACTTTCTTCACCTTCAACGACTCAAATTCATAGTAGAAtctcaaaatagacaaaattcatcgattttgattgcgattttacgatttcttataattataaactaagtcatttatgactatatactatttataacatatatttactattaatttttttgggtaaaatccatcgattttgattgcgattttacaatttcctatatcgattctacaaaagttCTTGAGTAAAATtcttcgattttgattgcgattttacgagtcCCGATTTTGCTATTTTCTTTCGACCTGAAGTAAAGTCCCAATTTTGACAACCTTGCTGCTACTAACTATCAtaggaaaaacaaaatattattgaaccaaaaaatcaaaataatactcAAAACTGAGCAACACAAAAGAACACTCCAAAACCTAAGAATCCTTCAACCATTATACCAACAAACAGAAAGACATCCCAGAGACTACCTAGTCTGAGATCAATAACCTCAGATTATTCAATTCCATATTGCATTGTATATTAAATTCCATAATACATATGAAGCAAGCACGTACATAGATCAGAAAGTTGAattaccttctttttttttcttctttcctaTTGAACCACCAAGCAAGAGTTTCTCACTTCTCTGAATATACCATGCATTAAGCTTTAAGTTTCCTGAAAATATGTATTTGAAAGTTGTGTATCCAACCATAGCAGATGTGTCTTCTGATGTTTGATTTGTCATTTGAACTTCAAATGCAAAGTTGGTCGGAAAAATGTTGACCAGAGCCATTTATACAGGAGTAGAATtctaaatcattttaaaaatcataaatgaacaAAATCACTATCGATTTCATCATCTTAAAATAGTtacctcaatttattttcacCGCAACAACAATCTTCTCTCAAGATTTCTATACTAGCCTATAATCTAACCCTCGTCAACAAatctaaataaataagtaattatttttgtaCACTAACCtcaataaatctaaataaataattttttttttatttcatctaCCATTCCCTAGTGTCCTCATTAATTTATTCCTATATACTTATTAgttattaaaagaaagagagtgaAAACTGAAATTCAAACAGAAATCCACAAACCTGGCCAAGGATCACAGCCTTAACAGAATGAAAAGCAGTGGTGTTAAAAGCATCGAAAATCAAATACGGAGGAGGATATACAGAATCTTTGAGAGCAAAATACTCATTTCCGATGAACATGCAAAGAGCAGGGGCGTAAGGTTTCTGAAATTCACCAGGTAAAGCTTCCAAACTGAAATTCATAGAATTCTAACACTGCATCTTCTTAAATGTTCACTATCAtagatcaatttttttgtttaatcttTTCTATTTCTTGTGAAAGAAGGCTAAGATATAGTAAACCACAGATAAATAGATCATACCATACCACTTTGTACTTGTTGTTAGACCCACTAAGAAGTTTTTCTGTTTCGAATTTATCTGCAGAAAACTATTGGTTGGTTAATGGCTAAAGCTCTATTTAACTACTATTTGgaacaaaattatgaaataaCTTGCTCAATAGtagaaatttaatttgttagtaactttttttttttttgtcaatgtgGAACATCGTGAGAAATTGAGTTGGTCCAAAATATATGTACCaatattttttaagggaattGCTGGATATGGTGAGAGATTATGATGCAAAAATTTCACCACCGTATATAGGCCAATTATCATTCTTAAATGATACACACAACGCGACTTTCCTTATTTTCCGATTTGGATGAAATTGAGTTGGTTATAAACCTTTACATGAGCAGTTTGGGATAAAGTGTATCGGCACAAATAGCAATGTTCATTTTACTCTATTCATTTGACTATGAATTATTGAATTGATGGGATTAATGTTTATATGACTACAAATTTTTGAATGTGTTACCTATGTTTGTCAGTTTATTGATACAATTTGCATAATTTTAACACAATTGTAATCGTATCTCATATAAGTTATATGATCAAATGTTATCAGATATAATCATTACTCAGAAGGTTATAAAACATAGTCATGACTCAAAACCAATTCAAAAGGTATATAACATTGGTTTTCATTTACATAAACATTCATCAAAAGGTAATTAAACAATCATCAAAAGGTATAAAAGAATATTAGGTTCTAAATTACATTGTGCCTATATATGAGCTGGTTGAAGATTGTTTTCCATTGTTTTGTATGAGATCCAATAAGACAACTTCAAGATCCTAAGAAATTATCAACCTTAGCATTTGCTGCTCTAGACAAGAATTTCATGCAAATAGGTGGCTGCACTCCAGCAAGAGCAAGAAAAGAGCTAGGAAGTGACCAAATTCCATCTCCACATATCAAACCAGAAGCAACAGCTGATCCTAATGCATCAGCCTTAGCCCTATCAACCTTCTgccaaataaataatatcaagcTTCCAACACACATATCAATAGCAAAGTAGCTTCCAATGTAAAATGGTATAGCCATAGCCATAGGAACAGGAATAAACTTGGAGTATTTCTTTCCAACCAAGTCGcgaacaaaattaataattatggcACCAAAGAAAAACACGATGCAGAGTACGAGGCAGTTTTTCGGCAGAGCTGAGAATCCGTCCACACCTAGTATTGCAATGTTTCGGAAAACAAGTGCGTACGGTGCAGGGTATGCAGTACCAGGTTGACCAAGAGTACCGAAAGCGTTGTAGAATAGCCAGAAAACACACGGTGATATAACACATCCCATGGCAGTTCCAATAACTTGGCTCACAAACATTGATCTCGGAGAAGCCAATGTCATGTAACCTGTTTTGAAGTCTTGCATGAGATCAGAAGCTGTTGAAACAATGTTCATCATGACACCACATGCTGCTAAACCGGCTAGGACACCGCCGTTAGCTGCACCTGCCCAAGCACCAATAGCAAAGATGGCTAATTTTCCGTAAGTCGATGCAAGGGACCAATCCGTTAGTCCACAACCATAGGCATTGCAAAAGGCTAATGCGGGTGCAATGATGTAAATGCAAATGATGTAATACCACTTTAGCTGGTGGAAAATGTGTGGGATAGTAATGATTGAGATTATTGCAATTATGACATAGCCTGCGATTGCGAACCATGAGGGGATTTGATCTTTGAGGAACATCTCGGTTCTGCGCTTGTCGTCGAATGAAATTGTAGGTGGGAAAGGAGCATTTGGATCATCAGGTTGTGCTCTTAtatcttttttcttccattgttttttCAAACCTAAAAGAGTTGTGCCAAGAACTTTCACAAAGTTGTATAGACCATCACCAAGGATCATTGCTATGGCTATGAAAACCTGTGATTTAAAAAGAATACAATTAGAAAACTACCAAAAGAATACATTATCAACCAGTCACACATTGAAAAAGATCTAGTATGTCCAAATTCCAGTTTTGTACTTGTTTCAATCCAAGTAACTGTCTTTTAAGTTGATATCCATTGAGAAACTACTATTTTTCTATACCAATTCCAAAGTATACTTACAAAAAGTGGAGTATTGTCAAAAATGTAGGTTTTCGCCTACaagttaaataaatagaaaatcgAAATCAAGAAAGACAAACTTACTTTGTAACCTTGAAGACCATGTAAGCTGCTATGTTTGAGATCAGAAGGGAACCAATCTCCTTTTTTAGAACCAATGAGAGGCCACATGACAGCCCATGAAAGAATTCCACCAATCAACAGCGAAATATTGATTATATATGGACATATCATCCCAACCCCCACATAGGTAGcagaaaaatcaaagtaaaaccTGTTATgtacaataaataataaatgttagaTAAAAGAAAAGGAACTAAAATACATATTAATCTATTTTATCAAAGCAATATTATCTAAAAAAGTTGGCAACTCATCATGCTATCACCATAATTAAGAACATAGAGGTTTCAGTTTCGGTCAGCTTTTATATTGTGTAGTTTATAATCCAAGCAACagagttaattttttattttattttttaaaattctctcattaataaaataaaggcgAGTTACGTACATGTTTTGATATGCTTCTAGACCAAATGTGGGGAAGTTTGTAAATCCACAAGCATCACCAGCAGTGAAAAACCATTGGAAGAAACCCCACAAAAAGCTAAAGGAGAAGAACTTTCCAAGTGCTTTTACTTGCTTCTTTGCTAGTTTGGCACCTTCAGATGTATGGAAACTGTTGATAAGATGAGCTGTTGCTGTACCACTTGGATATGTCAATCCGAAGTCAACAATCATAATCTGCAAAAGggaaacattaaattaaaactaaatgtTTGGACTCATTCTCATCTTATAGTTCATTCATAGAAAAGATATATGTCATGCAAtgcaaacaaatatttcaatgcaaaattcaaataattaagtTAGTGTACCTTTCGGAGTGGAAGCACTGAAAAGAGACCAAGAAAGCTAACAACAAATAGAAATGCAATCATCCATCCTAAACCAAGACTCTTAACGTCATTGGCACTGTCAAATTCTGGAATTTGTTTTGCAATAGTTGGACTCATTCCAAACAAGTAGCTACCAAACCCACCTACACAAACAAATCAAgtaaaatatttgtcaaaaacaaacaaGATCATTGTATCATCACTGCAATTAATTAACTATTAGAGCATAAACTTGTTCAAAAAACTATTAGGGCATAAATATTTATTCAACTCAGAGTCAAGTATTAAATTGAAGTGGTTAGAATAGTTACCGCTGAATGCAATTCCACTAGCAGCAACAACACAAGTCTGAATAACAGTATTCTCCTGTCTGGTAAAAGGTTGATTAAGCCAACCAGCTTTCTCAAGCAACTTGGTCCATGTCTTCACAAAGAAAAACCCTAACAATCCAGCAGAAACATTCAACGAAGGAATAATCCCAGTTGTGAGATTCAACTTCATCACGATAAACGTGAACATCACCGACAACATGAGACTCGCAAATATTGCCCTAACAGTGACCTGTTTCTGCCACGTAGGAACAGATGTTCCTTCAAACCCTTTTTCCACAGAAATCTCCTCGAGTTGTTCATCTTTCAACACCGGCGCAACTGCGGAGGTGTCGTGACTTTCGACGTCGTAGGGTTCTCGAGACATTCTTTgacaatgaaaatat
It encodes:
- the LOC120579598 gene encoding probable metal-nicotianamine transporter YSL5, producing MSREPYDVESHDTSAVAPVLKDEQLEEISVEKGFEGTSVPTWQKQVTVRAIFASLMLSVMFTFIVMKLNLTTGIIPSLNVSAGLLGFFFVKTWTKLLEKAGWLNQPFTRQENTVIQTCVVAASGIAFSVMIQ
- the LOC25489210 gene encoding probable metal-nicotianamine transporter YSL7, giving the protein MSPTIAKQIPEFDSANDVKSLGLGWMIAFLFVVSFLGLFSVLPLRKIMIVDFGLTYPSGTATAHLINSFHTSEGAKLAKKQVKALGKFFSFSFLWGFFQWFFTAGDACGFTNFPTFGLEAYQNMFYFDFSATYVGVGMICPYIINISLLIGGILSWAVMWPLIGSKKGDWFPSDLKHSSLHGLQGYKVFIAIAMILGDGLYNFVKVLGTTLLGLKKQWKKKDIRAQPDDPNAPFPPTISFDDKRRTEMFLKDQIPSWFAIAGYVIIAIISIITIPHIFHQLKWYYIICIYIIAPALAFCNAYGCGLTDWSLASTYGKLAIFAIGAWAGAANGGVLAGLAACGVMMNIVSTASDLMQDFKTGYMTLASPRSMFVSQVIGTAMGCVISPCVFWLFYNAFGTLGQPGTAYPAPYALVFRNIAILGVDGFSALPKNCLVLCIVFFFGAIIINFVRDLVGKKYSKFIPVPMAMAIPFYIGSYFAIDMCVGSLILFIWQKVDRAKADALGSAVASGLICGDGIWSLPSSFLALAGVQPPICMKFLSRAANAKVDNFLGS